The Sphingobacteriales bacterium nucleotide sequence AACAACAAGACTTACTACAAGAAATGAAGTCGATTGAAGAAAAGTATGCTGAGAATTTAAAAAATCAAGATGAAATAAAAAAAGTAGATGATGAAATTCTAAAAAAACAAGAAAAAATTCAGGAACTCATGAAAGATTTGATGAATGATGAACTGAAAGACTTGATGAAACAAATTGAAGAAATGTTGCAAAAAATGCAACAAAAAAATGCATTTGAAAATTTAGACAAAATGCAAATGAGCAATCAGAATTTGAATAAAGAATTGGAGAAAATGCAAGAATTATTCAAACAATTACAACTAGAACAAAAGGCGCAAGAAACCATACAAAAACTAAATGACTTAGCTGAAGAACAAAAAAAATTAGCTGAGCAAAATAATTTATCTAACAATGAACTAAAAGACAAACAAGATAAACTGAATGATAAATTTGAAAATGTAAAAGAAAACCTAAAACAATTAGACCAAATCAATAAAGAAAACAACAACAAATTAGACATTAAACAAGAGCAACAACAAGCAAAAGAAGTAGAACAAAATATGGATGAAAGTGCTGAGCAATTGGAGCAAAACCAAAAACAAAAGGCACAACAAAAACAAAAAAGGCAGCCGACGAAATGAAAGAAATAGCAGATAATTTACAAAACAAATTAGACCAATCGCAAGCTGACCAAAATGCGGAAGACATACAACTCATCAGACAATTGTTAGAAAACTTACTGAAACTATCTTTTGAACAAGAACAATTGATGAAAGATGTGAAAAAAGCTGAGCCACAATCACCAAAATATGTGCAACTAATGCAAAGACAAGCTGAGCTTAAAGAAGATGCAGATATGATTGCTGACAGCTTACAAACATTGGGCAAAAGACAATTTCAAATACAAAATTTTATTGCTGATGAATTGTATAAACTCAATAGAGAAATGAAAAAATCATTAGAGTTTATGCAAGAAAGATACGTGCCACAAGCTACTACAGCACAACAATTTGTGATGACGCATACCAACAATTTGGCATTGATGCTCAGCGAATCATTAGATAACTTGCAACAGCAACAAAACCAAATGAAACAAAAAATGAGTGGCGATGGTAGTTGCAATAAACCAAATTCTGGAAAAGGAAATAAACCAAGTCTAAAGCAATTGCAAGACCAATTGGGCAACCAACTCAAGGACATGCAGCAAAAAATGAAAGAAGGTAAACAAGGCAAACAAATGAGTAAAGAATTTGCCGAAGCTGCAGAAAAACAAGCTATGATACGTGAAGCATTAAGACAAATGAAAGAAAAATTGAGCCAAGAAGAAAAAAACAAACTAGGCATAGATGATTTGATGAATAAAGCAGAAGAAAATGAAAAAGATTTAATCACAAAAAATCTTACACAAAAAACTATCAATAGACAAAAAGAAATAGAAACACGATTGTTGGAATTTGATAAAGCCAAACGCGAGCAAGGTGAAGATGAGAAAAAACAATCTACATCTGGAAAAGAATTGCCAAACAAACTGCCACCAGCTTTGGAACAATATCTACAACAAAGAAAATCTACAACAGAAATGTATAAAAGTGTACCACCAAGCCTACAACCATTTTATAAATCTTTGGTAGATAAATATTTTAAAAGCATACAATAGATTAATGCCATGCAAAAATACATTGCAGTTATTATATTACTACTTGTTAGCTATTGTTTGTTTATTACTCAAAATGATTCTATAGCAAAAACAAATTTCATATATAGAAAGCACTACAATATTTCTAAAAATGATAATGCTGAAGTTGCAGAAATGTGCGATACAATGGCTTATAATCTTTGGTTTGGAAACGATTCTGACACACTAACAAATGGTGATATTCTATATTATAAATATGACTGTAACGATTTCTTTTTAATAAAAAAAAGTCCAAAATCTGTAGATACTTTATTCTTTATGAGTTCAGGATTGCATCCAAGATTAGCATACATCTTTATAAAAGAATTAAAAAAACATTTATTATTTAGAGCAGGTTGCTCAGGAAATGGACCATGCTATTATATTTTAATGGATAAAATTACTTTAAAAGAGAAAAAGGTATTTGAAGAATTGATATATACTGGCGAAACTGATAGCAATACTTGCATTATGTATTTCAATAAAAACATAGATAAGATTATCGTACACAATTTAAACAACAATAAAAAGAAGAAAATAGATATAATAGAATCAAGATTCACCGATGTCATTCCTGAATATCAATTCTATGAAAAGACATTTTACAACGACATCATCACACTTAAATATTTTTATATGATAAATGAAAAATCATACGATGATAGTTTAAGTATAAACATTAAATCTATACAATAGTTTAATTAAAAATAGTCCTAATTTCTTTTAGTGTAATTTTTTCTTCGTAGATGGCTTTGCCAACAATTGCTGCATAGCAACCAATTTCTTTAAGCTTTATCAAATCTTCCATGCAAGAAACACCACCAGATGCTATCAACTTAATGTCATCGTAGTTTTCTATAATCTCTGAATATAATTCATTAGCAGCACCTTGCAACATGCCATCTTTAGACACATCAGTACACAATACATAATCGATGCCTTCTTCAAAATAAAAATCTAAAAACGATAAAATATCTTGGTTAGAATTTTCTTGCCAGCCTTGCACTGCAATCATTCTATCTTTTACATCTGCACCTAAAATCAAATTTTCTTCGCCAAATTCCCAAATCCAATCTACAAACTCTTTAGGATTTTTGGCTGCCAAACTTCCAATCGTAATTTGCTTTGCACCAAAATCATAAGCTTGTTGTGCTTGCTCTTTGGTTTTTATACCACCAGAAAAATCTATATGTAGTTTTGTATGTTTTGCTATATCTTCCAATACTTTCCAGTTTTGCACTTTGCCTTGTTTGGCACCATCCAAATCTACCAAATGCAAATGTGTAAAACCAGCATCTTCAAAAATTTTAGCTTGCTCAGTTGGATTTTCATTGTATGTTTTTTGAGTATTGTAATCACCTTTTGTGAGTCGCACACACTTTGAATCAATAATATCAATTGCTGGAATAATAATCATATTCTACAAAGATAATTAGATTGCATGAATTATAGATTGGAATCTTTTAGTCTAAGATATTACATAATAATGTACATTTGCAGTAGATGGAAGACAATATTTCACAGCAAACATTTGGCAAGAAAGTGTGGACTTTAATTTCATTAATTATTGCTTTCATGTTGCTTGGTCAATTTCTCTCAGCAGGATTGATGTTTGCCTATTATGGAAATGATGCTTTTAACTTTGAAAAAATATTAAGCAATAAGAATGATAGTTTTAATATTATCAGAATTGTACAAATTGTAGCATCTATAATATCATTTGCATTGCCAGCTATAATTTTTAGCAAAATATATCATAAAAATGCATGTTCTTACAGTTTTGAGCAACATAAGCCTAATGTTTTATTGTGGCTTATTGTTCCATTTTTAATCATTACTATCTATTCATTTCTAAATCTTACTTACGTTTTAAATAAAGAAAGTTTTTTAGGTACATTAATGCCAGAACAGCAAGAACAATAGAAAATGTTCATCGAAGCATTGATAAACAAATCTTCAATTGCTTATTTTATATTTAATTTTTTGATGATTGCATTGATGCCAGCATTTGTTGAAGAATGGATTTTTAGAGGCACATTACAAAAATTATTAAGCGAAAAATTAAATGCGCATGTTGCCATCATTATTTCTTCTATCATTTTTAGCTTAATTCACTTTGAGTTTTCTGGATTTTTGCCACGTATATTTTTAGGCATGCTATTAGGTTATGTATTTTATTTATCTAAAGATATTTGGCTTTGCATCTGGATGCACTTGTTCAACAATGGAATGGAAGTAACCTTGATGTATTTTAAAGTATTAGAAAACAAGCAACAAGAGTTATTCCAAGAACCCACAATGCCAAAAACTTATGAATTAATTGGCTATAGCTTATTATTTATTTTACTTATGGTAGTATTTTACAGAATCTCTAAAAGAAATAAAAAAGCTATATTTGCAGATTAATTTAGCACACAGAATGAAAGATATCAAAACTAGAATTGCTACAGGTATTATTTTTCTAATTGTAATGATAGGTAGTGTAGTGCTTAGCGAAATTTCGTTTCTTATTGTATTTTCTTTGGTTACCATGTTGTGTATAAATGAATACCATCAAATTACAGCAAGTGTGGTACAATCTGAAGATAGATTATTATACAAATACAAAAACATAAATACAATCTTTGCCGCAGCAATATTTATGATTGTATATTTAGTAGCATCAGGTAGTGTAAAAGTTATCTCTTTGTCTTTAATAGGTGGCTTTACCTTATTTTGGTTTTTTATAGAAATGTTTTCTAACTCAAAATCACCATTTTTAAATTTAGCTATCAATTCATTTGGCTTGTTTTATATTGCCATTCCATTATCAGGTGCAAGTTTAATAGCATTTTATTTTGGAGAATATAATTGGAATCTATTATTGGCTGTTATGATTTTTGCATGGGCAAATGATTCTTTTGCTTATTTATTTGGTTCATTATTTGGAAAAACAAAATTATTTGAACGTATTTCACCAAAGAAAAGTTGGGAAGGTTTTATTGGTGGAATTTTAGGCACCATAGTA carries:
- the hisA gene encoding 1-(5-phosphoribosyl)-5-[(5-phosphoribosylamino)methylideneamino]imidazole-4-carboxamide isomerase encodes the protein MIIIPAIDIIDSKCVRLTKGDYNTQKTYNENPTEQAKIFEDAGFTHLHLVDLDGAKQGKVQNWKVLEDIAKHTKLHIDFSGGIKTKEQAQQAYDFGAKQITIGSLAAKNPKEFVDWIWEFGEENLILGADVKDRMIAVQGWQENSNQDILSFLDFYFEEGIDYVLCTDVSKDGMLQGAANELYSEIIENYDDIKLIASGGVSCMEDLIKLKEIGCYAAIVGKAIYEEKITLKEIRTIFN
- a CDS encoding CPBP family intramembrane metalloprotease, which produces MFIEALINKSSIAYFIFNFLMIALMPAFVEEWIFRGTLQKLLSEKLNAHVAIIISSIIFSLIHFEFSGFLPRIFLGMLLGYVFYLSKDIWLCIWMHLFNNGMEVTLMYFKVLENKQQELFQEPTMPKTYELIGYSLLFILLMVVFYRISKRNKKAIFAD
- a CDS encoding phosphatidate cytidylyltransferase; its protein translation is MKDIKTRIATGIIFLIVMIGSVVLSEISFLIVFSLVTMLCINEYHQITASVVQSEDRLLYKYKNINTIFAAAIFMIVYLVASGSVKVISLSLIGGFTLFWFFIEMFSNSKSPFLNLAINSFGLFYIAIPLSGASLIAFYFGEYNWNLLLAVMIFAWANDSFAYLFGSLFGKTKLFERISPKKSWEGFIGGILGTIVFSYIVYLLFPKWSHQEVAYIHYFILAIITSVISTFGDLSESLIKRSLKVKDTGNILPGHGGFLDRFDGLIFSFPAAALYLTFISKI